In Brienomyrus brachyistius isolate T26 chromosome 3, BBRACH_0.4, whole genome shotgun sequence, the following proteins share a genomic window:
- the LOC125739116 gene encoding uncharacterized protein LOC125739116, translated as MSLSVILDMGHYEKDKFCYLCGARPLLLLPWLGSQPQGLAKYCDIYLRNGFDVLIVESRVSQFLWPKWGLDYGMKVLEVLQSDRFVWRPLLVHAFSVGGYTFSQLLVHICRNPGQYDGLIRRLRGQVYDSLVMGSLDRMTVGLGRNLLPQGESLVLAASMLYFRAFKRHTVDYFNTNIDIFWHRPIQAPALFFSSENDPMCDHLKMKEMIEDWRKQGVRVDCKAWKDSTHAGHLRDHPQEYLSTLQEFIHSLSMVPLKAKM; from the exons ATGTCATTGTCTGTTATCCTTGACATGGGCCACTACGAAAAAGATAAATTTTGTTATCTTTGTGGCGCCAGACCCTTGCTGCTGCTGCCCTGGCTGGGATCTCAGCCTCAGGGCTTGGCCAAATACTGTGACATATACCTGCGTAACGGCTTTGATGTGCTCATCGTGGAGAGCCGGGTCAGCCAGTTCCTTTGGCCGAAATGGGGCCTTGACTATGGCATGAAGGTCCTGGAGGTGCTGCAGAGCGACAGGTTtgtgtggcgccccctgctggtgcatGCTTTCTCAGTAGGGGGCTACACCTTCAGCCAGCTGCTGGTCCACATCTGCAGAAATCCCGGCCAGTATGACGGCCTGATTCGCAGGCTCCGAGGGCAGGTTTACGACAGCCTGGTGATGGGTTCCCTGGATCGCATGACCGTAG GTCTGGGGAGGAATTTGCTTCCCCAGGGTGAGAGCCTTGTGCTGGCGGCCAGCATGCTGTACTTTCGAGCTTTCAAGAGACACACGGTGGATTACTTTAACACCAACATCGACATCTTCTGGCACCGCCCCATTCAGGCACCTGCTCTCTTCTTCTCCTCTGAGAATGACCCAATGTGTGACCATCTCAAGATGAAGGAGATGATTGAGGACTGGCGAAAGCAAGGCGTGAGGGTGGACTGCAAGGCGTGGAAGGACTCCACCCATGCAGGACACCTGCGAGATCACCCTCAGGAGTACCTCTCCACGCTTCAGGAGTTCATACATTCTCTCAGCATGGTTCCCCTCAAAGCCAAAATGTGA